One Acinetobacter piscicola genomic window, CGTCGTTGGTGCTGAACGTCGCTACCACCGAGCCGACCGCATTGCCAGCAGCGTCTTCGGTGAAGTTATTCGTCTGTGTAATCGTGATCGTTGGTGCATCATTCACCGCAGTCACCAACGGATCGACGTTGGCAGCCGTGCCGTCCACCTTGCCGTCATTCGGAGTGAGCGTGAATGCAGGCAGATCCTCACCCTTGTTGACTAGGGCCAAGCCGGCCGCAGTCAAGACCACGGTGTTGCCGTCCAGTGCGTAGTTGATGGTGTCACTCAACGTCACCGTTACCGTATTACCGTCTTCGTCGTTGGTGCTGAACGTCGCTACCACCGAGCCGACCGCATTGCCAGCAGCGTCTTCGGTGAAGTTATTCGTCTGTGTAATCGTGATCGTTGGTGCATCATTCACCGCAGTCACCAACGGATCGACGTTGGCAGCCGTGCCGTCCACCTTGCCGTCATTCGGAGTGAGCGTGAATGCAGGCAGATCCTCACCCTTGTTGACTAGGGCCAAGCCGGCCGCAGTCAAGACCACGGTGTTGCCGTCCAGTGCGTAGTTGATGGTGTCACTCAACGTCACCGTTACCGTATTACCGTCTTCGTCGTTGGTGCTGAACGTCGCTACCACCGAGCCGACCGCATTGCCAGCAGCGTCTTCGGTGAAGTTATTCGTCTGTGTAATCGTGATCGTTGGTGCATCATTCACCGCAGTCACCAACGGATCGACGTTGGCAGCCGTGCCGTCCACCTTGCCGTCATTCGGAGTGAGCGTGAATGCAGGCAGATCCTCACCCTTGTTGACTAGGGCCAAGCCGGCCGCAGTCAAGACCACGGTGTTGCCGTCCAGTGCGTAGTTGATGGTGTCACTCAACGTCACCGTTACCGTATTACCGTCTTCGTCGTTGGTGCTGAACGTCGCTACCACCGAGCCGACCGCATTGCCAGCAGCGTCTTCGGTGAAGTTATTCGTCTGTGTAATCGTGATCGTTGGTGCATCATTCACCGCAGTCACCAACGGATCGACGTTGGCAGCCGTGCCGTCCACCTTGCCGTCATTCGGAGTGAGCGTGAATGCAGGCAGATCCTCACCCTTGTTGACTAGGGCCAAGCCGGCCGCAGTCAAGACCACGGTGTTGCCGTCCAGTGCGTAGTTGATGGTGTCACTCAACGTCACCGTCACAGGGTCGTTTTCTTCGTCAGCTGTGGTGAACGTCGCTACCACCGAGCCGACCGCATTGCCAGCGGCGTCTTCGGTGAAGTTATTCGTCTGTGTAATCGTGATCGTTGGTGCATCATTAATAGTATCTTTCTGAATATTTTTATCATCATTATGGTCAATAATCGCAGCAGCACCACCAACAACACCCGCACCCACCAACCAAGGTAACAATCCAACAAGCTTACTGCCTTCAACTGCTGGCAATAATGCTTCTAATCCTGAAATTTCTTTAAAACCAGAAAGACCATCAAACCAATAAAGAACACAACCATCTTCTTCAAAAACTAAATCTGATGTAACCCCTTCCGCATCTACAACAAAGAAGTTCTCAATAACAATAACTTCTCCATTTTTGAGCTTTAAAATTAAATTATTTCCATCACGAATGAATTCCGCAACATCATCACGATTCATTTTTGTATGAACAATACTTGATTCAGACAAAACAATACATTCAGCATTGACGCTGACTTTATTTAGAGAGTCTTTTTCAATTACTATAAAATTACTCATCACACACCCAATAGATAAATTAAATAATTCTTAGATTTAAATGTTAATTACTTAGATAAGCCTGTAATTTCAACCGTTACTCGGCGATCTGGCTGCAAACATGCATGTAATGCTTCTCGCGGCAAACTGACTACTGTTTTTCATCAAAACAACTATTAGTCACTGGTTGACGCTTGCCTGCACTTGCTGTCGAAATCACATTCCCTACCACACCATTTTGAATCAATAGGTTACGCACCGTATCTGCACGGTTTTGGCCCAATTGATTGTTATAACTATCACTTCCCAAACGATCTGTATGGCCAACTAACTTAATTTGACTCACTGAAACAAAGTTGTTGCGAATTTGCGATGCAACGTCTAGTACTTCTTGACGGCCTTTTGGTAATAAATCATTCAAAGAAGAACCATCAAATTTAAATAAAGTATCTGCTGCTAGATCCACTCGAATTGTATGCTCCTGTGCAACAACCTGTGGTTTTACCTCGCAACTTAATGGCTGGCCATTATTGGAAATAAAAGGCTTACCATCAGCTTTGACAGATAGGACTAATTCATTGCTCGCTAACTGCCCTACGTTCAAGTCAATATCACAACTCTGGCATGATGCTTCAGTGCAGTTTTTTACTTTGAAATTATACGTCTCAGGTTTTAATGAATATTGAGCCGAGTTATTTATATAAAAATTTCCAGCTTTAATACTATCGATATAAAATTCAATTGGGCAATTTTGATTTCCTTCTGTATCACCAGCACATAAGACCCCATCTCTTTTTAAACTTATTATTTGATTATTCTTTGTATTTTTTTCTTGAAAACGTAACTCCGAGGGATGCCTATAATTTGATACACAAGCAGTTCCCCCCATACATATTAAAACTAAAAGCAATAAAACCTTATACATTAACAACTCTCCGCAACACATTAATAATTAACATAAGCCTCTATCATTAATGTAATAAAATTCACTCTTCCTCATAATTATTGCACATTTGTAGTTAATATATATGTAATTTACAATTTATTTAACACTACCAGAGGTGGTCCCACATGTTTGAACAACTAAAAGCTTATTTATAAGTGATACTCTGCTCTAGTTAAGCTACCTTATTTTGTTGCGGTAGCTGATCATAGTAAAACTCATTTGGTGTCATTTTGTCTAGACTCGAATGAGGTCGTTTCAAATTATAAAACTCAAAATATGCACTCAATTGCTTTTTCGCATCTGTGACACTGCTATAAGCTTTGAGATACACCTCTTCATATTTAACGCTCCGCCATAATCGTTCAACCATCACATTATCAATCCATCGACCTTTACCATCCATACTGATTTGAATGCCATTTGATTTCAATACATCAATAAATGCATCACTGGTAAATTGACTGCCTTGGTCTGTATTAAATATTTCAGGTCGACCATATTTTTCAATAGCTTCATTTAATGTTTCTATGCAAAATGTAACCTCCATACTAATCGATACCCTATGCGCAAGTACCTTGCGGCTATGCCAATCAATCACAGCACATAAATAAAACAAAGCCTTTTGCCATAGGGATATACGTTATATCCGTAGACCACACTTGATTACTGCGCTGAATAGCCAATCCTTTGAGCAGATATGGATATTTACGGTGAGCTTGATTAGCCTGGCTTAAATTTGGTTTGCAATATAACGCCTGAATACCCATTTTCTTCATTAAAGTACGTGTATGACGTCGTCCTATATGATGCCCTTGAAGATTCAACAAATCACGCATCATACGACTGCCTGCAAAAGGATATTGCATATGTAATTCATCAATACATCGCATCAGTTTCAGATCTGATGAGCTAACAGGTTTTGGGCGAT contains:
- a CDS encoding OmpA family protein, translated to MYKVLLLLVLICMGGTACVSNYRHPSELRFQEKNTKNNQIISLKRDGVLCAGDTEGNQNCPIEFYIDSIKAGNFYINNSAQYSLKPETYNFKVKNCTEASCQSCDIDLNVGQLASNELVLSVKADGKPFISNNGQPLSCEVKPQVVAQEHTIRVDLAADTLFKFDGSSLNDLLPKGRQEVLDVASQIRNNFVSVSQIKLVGHTDRLGSDSYNNQLGQNRADTVRNLLIQNGVVGNVISTASAGKRQPVTNSCFDEKQ